The Alphaproteobacteria bacterium DNA segment CGCGCTTTCTTTCCGCTATTCGCCTTGTCGCGCTATCGCAACCTGACCCAAGGGCGCGCCAACCGCGTGGCATTCGGGTTTTAGCCTATAGCGCATAGGAAAGCGGTGCAGGCGGTTTGGTTAGTAAATGACGGGATTCCAGCATCTGCCCCGGCCGATGGTGCTGAGGATTTGAAAGAGTCTGCCTTAGCAAGCATCAAAACCAACCCTCGTGATCCCTTCCTACAGCATCTGACTCAATCCCGTTTGCACCACGGTCCATTCCTGTTCGATGGCTTGGAGATAGGCGCGCTTCTCAGATGCGGAGGCTTCATGGGCGTGTTGGGCTTTTTGGCACAGCTCGGATAATCGGGCCGCGCCCAGATTGGCCATCTCGCCCTTGATGGCATGGGCCGTCTTACGCCATGTTTCGTTCGCGCCATCGGTGCATTCGGCGGTCAGTGTGGTCAGGGACTCTTGGGTGCTGGTGATCAGCGTATCCACCAGAAGACGCGCGCCCTCTCTATCTTCGCCGAACACATCGCTCAGATTGGTTAAATCCAAGGACTCGAGCGGGACGATCGGTTCAGGAATGTCCATGCTTCCTCCCTCTATTGAGCCAGATGAGCCAAGGGAACAAATGAGCCGTCTTTTTGTAAACGGGTGAAATACACCGCATCCGAGCCTTGGGTTCGTCCCGCGCCAAAGGTCAGTTTAAATCCGTCCAGATCGTAACTGCCTTGCGACAGCTGTTCCAAAAGGGCCACGCGTGTCGGGCGGCCTTCGATTCTCCTAAGGGCCTCTATGACCAGACGGCCCAGAACATAGCCTTCCATCGAGACATAGCCGGGGGACTCGTCGGGTAGGGCGGCTTTCAAGGCCGCTCGGTATCTGATGGCCAGGGGCAATTGCGCGTCGGAAAAAGGCGGCAGAATTTGGGTCATCACAACGCCATCTCCCTCTTCGCCCAGTTCCTGGGCCAGCGTGTTGGCCCCGACGATGGACAGGTTAAAGAACAAAGGACGCATTCCCTGCTTCCGCGCCTGTTTGATGAATTCCGCGCAAGGTTCATAAACGCAGATCATGGCCACGGCTTGGGGGGCGGAAGCTTGTATGTTGGCCACGGCGGCTTTGACGACGGCGGTGTTGCGTTCATAACTGGATTCGGCTGAAGGGGTCAGTCCGTGCCGTCGCAAGGCGGCGCGTATGCCGTCGCGCCCAGCCTCGCCGAACCCGTCGGATTGATAGAAGATGGCGATTTGGTTGATCTTTAGGTCCCTTATGAGATGTTCAACCCATGTCGAGGTTTCCTGGTCATAGGACGGACGCAAATTCACCACATGTTTCAGGTCGTGACGGCGCAGAAGGCTCGCCCCTGTGAATGCGCCGATATAGGGAACGCCTTCGCGTCCCAGCATAGGGATAAGAATGCTGGATGTCTGGGTGCCCACGGCCCCGATGATGGCGAAGACGCGGTCTTCTTCGATCAATTGCCGCGTGATGGCGATGCTTTTCTCGGGCGTG contains these protein-coding regions:
- a CDS encoding ABC transporter substrate-binding protein; this encodes MRLSVGLGLVLMILGLSGGDARAASDAASDGVTDTTITFGQPTPLRGSVSALGRGMRAGLLAAFAETNAAGGVHGRQIDLISRNDDYTPEKSIAITRQLIEEDRVFAIIGAVGTQTSSILIPMLGREGVPYIGAFTGASLLRRHDLKHVVNLRPSYDQETSTWVEHLIRDLKINQIAIFYQSDGFGEAGRDGIRAALRRHGLTPSAESSYERNTAVVKAAVANIQASAPQAVAMICVYEPCAEFIKQARKQGMRPLFFNLSIVGANTLAQELGEEGDGVVMTQILPPFSDAQLPLAIRYRAALKAALPDESPGYVSMEGYVLGRLVIEALRRIEGRPTRVALLEQLSQGSYDLDGFKLTFGAGRTQGSDAVYFTRLQKDGSFVPLAHLAQ
- a CDS encoding Hpt domain-containing protein produces the protein MDIPEPIVPLESLDLTNLSDVFGEDREGARLLVDTLITSTQESLTTLTAECTDGANETWRKTAHAIKGEMANLGAARLSELCQKAQHAHEASASEKRAYLQAIEQEWTVVQTGLSQML